One Caenibius sp. WL genomic window, ACCAGCACGACGCCGTCCACGCTGGCGGCCAGTTGCTGGTTCAGCCGCCCCGCCGCATCGCGGAACCGCCGGGCCAGCGCATTGTCCGGCACGATGCCGAAGCCGACTTCGTTGGCAACCAGCGCAATCGGGCACGGGCAAGCCCGCACCGCGCCTTGCAAAGCCGCGCTGGCCGCATCCACATCGCGCCCGGCCAGCATCAGATTGGTGAGCCACAGCGTCAGGCAGTCGACCAGCACCGCCGCCGCGCCCGGTGCCGCCTGCCCGATCGTTTCGGGCAGATTGAACGGCGCATCCCACGTCCGCCAGCGGGCATCCCGGTCCGCCCGGTGGCGGGCGATACGTTCCTCCATTTCGGCGTCGAACGCCTGCGCGGTGGCGATAAAGGCAAGCTGCCCGTCATGCCGTTCCGCCCAGACCTGCGCATGGCGGCTCTTGCCCGAACGCGCTCCGCCGAGGACCAGCAGAGCGCTCATGCCGCGTGCTCCCGCGCCAGGGCGAGCAGGCCATCGATATCGCAATACCGTTCCAGTTCCGCCGCGATATCGTCCAGCGCGGTATCGACCGCATAGGCATGATCGCCCCCCGCCGAATGCGCGCCGATCCAATCCAGCAGCGCCGCCCGCAAGGGGCCGCCGCCCAGCAATCCATGACAATAGGTGCCCATCACGCGGCCATCGACGCTTATCGCGCCATCGGGCCGCCCCCCATCCAGCGTGGCGAAAGGCCGCGCAGCGTCCGGCCCCTGCGTCCGCCCCATATGCATTTCGTAACCTTGCAAGGGCTTGCCCAGCGCCGTGCCCGTGGCGGGCCGCAGCACCTTGTCCCCGGCCAGTTCGGTGGCGACATCCAGCAGGCCCAACCCCGGCACCGCGCCCGGTGCGCCTTCGATCCCCAGCGGATCGGCAATCGTATGCCCCAGCATCTGATAGCCCCCGCAAATGCCCAGCACCGCACCGCCACGGCGATAATGGGCAAGGATATCGATATCCCATCCTTGATCGCGCAGGGCCCGCATATCGGCAATCGTCGCCTTGGAACCGGGCAGGATCACCAGCGCCGCCCCGGCCGGGATCGGCTGGCCGGGGGGCACCATCACCAGTTCCACATCGGGTTCCGTCTTTAGGGGATCGAGATCGTCGAAATTGGCGATGCGCGGCAGGATCGGGCAGGCGATCAGCTTGCGCGCGCCAGCCTTGCCCAGACCGCGCTCCAGCACCACGGCATCCTCGCTCGGCAAACGAGCCGTCGCAGAGAGCCACGGCACCAGCCCATAGCCGCGCCAGCCGGACCGCTGCTCGATCGCGGCGTAGCCATCGGTGAACAGCGCCGGATCGCCGCGAAACTTGTTGATGATGAACCCGCGGATCATCGCCGCGTCCTCCGGTTCCAGCACCGCACGGGTGCCGACCACCGCCGCGATCACCCCGCCCCGGTCGATATCGCCGACCAGCACCACCGGCACCCCCGCCTCGCGCGCAAAGCCCATGTTGGCGATGTCGCCCGCGCGCAGATTGATTTCAGCGGGCGATCCCGCCCCTTCGACCACCACCAGATCGCACTGCGCCTCCAGCCGGCGGTAGCTGGCCATGACTTCGGGCAGCAGGCCGCGCCGCGCCTCGCGGAAATTGGCGGAACCGAGCGTGCCGCGCACTTTGCCATGGACGATCAGTTGCGAAGTCCGGTCCGCCTGCGGTTTCAACAGCACGGGGTTCATATCGCTGTGGAGCGGTGCGCGCGCAGCCAGCGCCTGCAAGGCCTGCGCCCTGCCGATTTCCCCGCCATCCCCGGTCACGGCGGCGTTGTTCGACATATTCTGCGGCTTGAACGGCAGGACGTGCAGCCCGCGATTGCTGAGCGCACGGCAAACCCCCGCGACCAGCACCGATTTGCCCACGTCGGAGCCGGTTCCCTGCAACATCAGACCAGCCACGCACATCCTCCGGCAATCATCCACAGCATCAGGCAGGCCCGCGCATAGATCCACAAACCCGCGCGCACGGCCCCGGCATCGGGCGCCGCGCCATCGCCGATCCACGACTTGTCATGCGCCACGCCATCATAGCTGACCGGGCCAGCCAATCGCACGCGCAAGGCGCCCGCCATCGCCGCTTCGGGCCATCCGCCATTGGGGGAGGCATGGCAAGCGTGATCGCGCGCCATGATCCGCCAGCCCCCGCCCCCCGCGCAGCACAGCAGCACCCCGGCAATCCGCGCGGGAAGCCAGTTGGCACAATCGTCCGTGCGAGCGGCGGCCCAGCCGAATGCGCGCAGCGGCGGTTCCGGATGGCCGATCAGGCTATCCGCCGTGTTCACCGCCTTGTAGGCCCACAGGCCCGGCAATCCGCCCACCAGCAGCCAGAACAGCGGTGCGGCCACGCCATCGCAGAAACTTTCCGCCAGGCTTTCCAGCGCCGCGCGGGCAATACCCGCGTCGTCCAGCGTGGCGGTATCGCGCCCGACGATCATCCCCACCGCCCGGCGCGCGGCTGGCAGATTGCCCACCGCCAGCGGCGCGGCCACCGCACGGACATGGCAATAGAGGCTGTGCTGCGCGAGGCCGGGAAAGGCGCACAATGCCACCACGATCCACCCGGCTGGCCCGAGCGCGGCATGGGCCAGCCACTGGATCGCCCAGCCCGCCCCGCCACCTGCAAGGACGAGCAACAGCAGAGTCGCCACGCCTGCCATGCGGCGGCGGCATTCGGAATACGTGGGCAGGTTCCAGCGGCGTTCGCACCCGGCGACGATCCGGGCGAATGCCCCCACCGGATGCCCGATCCGGCGATAGAGCCAGGCCGGCCAGCCCCATACCGCATC contains:
- the cobU gene encoding bifunctional adenosylcobinamide kinase/adenosylcobinamide-phosphate guanylyltransferase, whose protein sequence is MSALLVLGGARSGKSRHAQVWAERHDGQLAFIATAQAFDAEMEERIARHRADRDARWRTWDAPFNLPETIGQAAPGAAAVLVDCLTLWLTNLMLAGRDVDAASAALQGAVRACPCPIALVANEVGFGIVPDNALARRFRDAAGRLNQQLAASVDGVVLVVAGLPLTLKGPPA
- the cbiB gene encoding adenosylcobinamide-phosphate synthase CbiB, which codes for MAEPVALAALMLDAVWGWPAWLYRRIGHPVGAFARIVAGCERRWNLPTYSECRRRMAGVATLLLLVLAGGGAGWAIQWLAHAALGPAGWIVVALCAFPGLAQHSLYCHVRAVAAPLAVGNLPAARRAVGMIVGRDTATLDDAGIARAALESLAESFCDGVAAPLFWLLVGGLPGLWAYKAVNTADSLIGHPEPPLRAFGWAAARTDDCANWLPARIAGVLLCCAGGGGWRIMARDHACHASPNGGWPEAAMAGALRVRLAGPVSYDGVAHDKSWIGDGAAPDAGAVRAGLWIYARACLMLWMIAGGCAWLV
- a CDS encoding cobyric acid synthase codes for the protein MAGLMLQGTGSDVGKSVLVAGVCRALSNRGLHVLPFKPQNMSNNAAVTGDGGEIGRAQALQALAARAPLHSDMNPVLLKPQADRTSQLIVHGKVRGTLGSANFREARRGLLPEVMASYRRLEAQCDLVVVEGAGSPAEINLRAGDIANMGFAREAGVPVVLVGDIDRGGVIAAVVGTRAVLEPEDAAMIRGFIINKFRGDPALFTDGYAAIEQRSGWRGYGLVPWLSATARLPSEDAVVLERGLGKAGARKLIACPILPRIANFDDLDPLKTEPDVELVMVPPGQPIPAGAALVILPGSKATIADMRALRDQGWDIDILAHYRRGGAVLGICGGYQMLGHTIADPLGIEGAPGAVPGLGLLDVATELAGDKVLRPATGTALGKPLQGYEMHMGRTQGPDAARPFATLDGGRPDGAISVDGRVMGTYCHGLLGGGPLRAALLDWIGAHSAGGDHAYAVDTALDDIAAELERYCDIDGLLALAREHAA